Part of the Paeniglutamicibacter sulfureus genome, CCCGCTCGCACACAAACGCCATATGTATCGTCTGATACCTACGGCACCACGCAGGGCCCCCGGATACTGCCGGGGGCCCTGCGCTTTAACATTGAGCAGCGGCCGCCATCATTTGGAGCCCAAAACACTGACGAGGAGTCTTGGTGCCAGACCAGCCGCACAGCCCGGATCGACCCAGGGCCACGCGCCGAACCTTCCTTGCCGGCGGTCTGGGTCTCACGGCGCTGGTCCTAACCGGCTGCAATTCCAAGGACACCACGGCACCTTCCAGTCCGACCGGCAGCGCCGAACCGGCGATCCGTACTTTTCACTTTGGTTCCGCCGCCGACCCGGCAGGACTGGACCCCGCAATCTCCGGGGACAATGAGACCTTTCGCATCACGCGCCAGATCTACGAGGGCCTCATCGGGGTGGACCGCGAAACCGGGGCGCCGATCCCGCTGCTCGCCACCGACTGGATCGTGAGTCCGGACCGACTGCAATACACCTTCATCTTGCGCCGCGGAGTCAAGTTCCACGACGGCACGGACTTCGATGCGCAGGCCGTGGTCACCAATTTCGAACACTGGATAGCGCTGCCGATAGAGGTGCGCGCCAACTCGGACCAGGGCTTCACCCAAGTTTTCCGCCACAACGAGCAGCTCCCGGTGCTTCCCAAGTCCATCCCCGAACCCAAGGCAACCGCGAACGAGGACGGCAACGAATCCGTTGACCCCCAAAAGCTCGTTGAGCACGCGGCGCAGACGGCGTTGCTGACTTCGCTCCGTGAACAGCTCAGGGCAAATCCGTTCGTGGGGACCAGCGTCGGTGGCACCGCCAGCTACTTCGGATCCATCAAGGCCGCAGACACCCACACCGTGGTGCTGACCCTGCGCCAGCCGATCTCCGGACTCATCGAGGCGTTGACGCTGCCCGGCCTGGCCTTGGCCTCGCCCAAGGCGCTTGCCACCCCCGCGACATCGAACGACCAGGTGTCCTACCTGTCAACCCAGCCGGTAGGCACCGGGCCGTACAAGTTCGTATCTTGGAAGGACGGGGCGGTGACCTTACGCAGCTTCCCCGAATACTGGGATGCCGCCGCCGTGGAAGCCAACGCCACCGCTCCCACCCTGGTCGTCTTCCGTGAAATCCGTACGCCCTCCGGGCGCCTGGGTGCCTTGGACCGCGGCGAGATCGACGGCTTCGACCTGGTCGCGGTAACGGGGTTGCGCGAATTGGTGCGCGAGGGCAAGCTCATCGTGCAGCGAGACCCGTACTCCGTGACCTATTTGGGGATGAACCAGAAAAACAAATGGTTGGCCAAGGAGGAATTCCGCCAGGCGATTGCCCACGGAATCGACAGGCAAAAGATCATTGAACAGTTCTACATCTCCGGCACCAAGGAAGCCCGGGGCTTTTTGCCCGCTTCGCTGGGGATCAAGACCTCGGACACGTACTACGGCCCGGATTCCAACCGTGCCAAGGACCTGCTCGAATCCTGCGACTACGACGGAAGCCCCATCCCGTTCCTGTACCCCTTGAACATCTCCCGGGCCTACCTGCCCCTGCCCGAACTCATCTATGCAGAAATCTCACGGCAGTTGGCCCTGGTCGGAATCAAGATCGCACCGGTGCCGATGGACTGGAACGACGGCTATGTCGCCGCGGTCCGCTCCGGGGACACCCCTGGCCTTCACCTGCTGGGTTTCAACGGCGGCTATCGGGACCCGGATGACTTCATGAGCGCACTCTTTGCGGACAACAAGCAGCAATTCGGCTACGACTCCCCCGTCCTTTCCGCGCAGGTGCTGCTGGCTCGTTCCATGCCCTCCGGAGAGCAGCGCATCAACGCATACCAGGACCTTTCCAATACCTTGGCCAAGGACTTGCCAGCTCTTCCCCTGGCCTTCCCCATCTCCGCGTTGGCCTTCAACGATTCCGTAAGGAACTACCCCTCGTCCCCGGTTTTGGACGAAGTCTTCACCGATGTGAGGATGAACACTTAATCAGCCCGCTGTCAAGGGACCAATTTCTTGGACACCCCCGGATGGCGCTAGTCTTGCCTAGAGTCAAGACGAACTTTCAATGGAGAACCCCCGTGCCTTCTGAATCCACCAATCAGTCTTTCGACGTCGTTCTCATCGGCGCCGGTGTCATGAGCGCGACGCTCGGCACCATGATCAAGCAGCTGGAGCCGGGGTGGAGCATTGGCCTTTTCGAGAACCTGGACCAGGCCGGCCTCGAGTCTTCCTCCCCTTGGAACAACGCGGGAACCGGCCACTCGGCACTCTGCGAACTGAACTACACCGCGGCCGGCCCCGACGGCAGCGTCGACCCGGCCAAGGCCATCGGCATCAATGAGCAGTTCCAGGTCTCGCGCCAGTTCTTCTCGCACCTGGTGAAGAACAAGCAGGTTGGCGATCCCTCCACGTTCATCAACGCGCTGCCGCACATGAGCTTCGTCATCGGCGACGACCACGCCAACTACCTCAAGACCCGTTACGAAGCGCTCAAGCCCCACACGCTCTTCAACGAGATCGAGCACACCGAGGACCTGGACACCATCAAGTCCTGGGCCCCGCTGGTGGCCAACGGCCGCGACGAGTCCCAGCGCGTTGCAGCCTCCCGCGTGGTCTCCGGCACCGACGTGGACTTCGGTTCGCTGACCCGCCAAATGACCGAGAACCTTGCGGCCAACGGAGCCGAGGTCAACTTCGGTCACCGCGTTACCGGCATCAAGCGCGACGGCGCCGGATGGGATGTTTCCGTGCGCGACAACGCCACCAAGGCCAAGCGCACCGTCAAGGCGAAGTTCGTGTTTGTGGGCGCCGGCGGCGGTGCACTGGGCCTGCTGCAGAAGGCAGGCATCGACGAAATCAAGGGCTTCGGCGGCTTCCCTGTCTCCGGCCAGTTCCTGCGTTGCACCGACGATGCGATCATCGACCAGCACCATGCCAAGGTCTACGGCCAGGCCTCGGTCGGCGCCCCGCCCATGAGCGTGCCGCACCTGGACACCCGCTTCGTCGACGGCAAGCGCTCGCTGATGTTCGGCCCCTACGCTGGCTTCTCCACCAACTTCCTGAAGACTTCCTCGCTGCTGGACCTCCCGGCCTCGATCCGAGCGCACAACATCCTGCCGATGCTGGCCGTGGGCAAGGACAACCTGGACCTCACCGTGTACCTGATCAAGGAGGTGCTCAAATCGCGCGGCAAGAAGGACGACGCGCTTCGCGAGTACCTGCCCGAGGCCACCGGCGAGAAGTGGGAATTGATCACCGCCGGACAGCGCGTCCAGGTCATCAAGAAGGACTCCAAGAAGGGGGGCGTGCTGCAGTTCGGCACCGAGGTCATTACCTCCGCCGACGGCACCATCTCCGGGCTGCTCGGCGCCTCCCCGGGAGCCTCGACCGCGACCCCGATCATGATTGGGCTGTTGGGCCGCTGCTTCCCGAAGCAGTTTGCCGGCTGGGAATCCAAGCTCAAGGAGATCATCCCGTCCTATGGGGTGAAGCTCAACGAGAATGCCTCGCTCTACGCCGAAGTGCGTACCGAGACCGACAAGGTCCTCGGCCTCGCTTAACCAGTAGGTGCGCCGGCACCCCCTCCGGTTGGACCAAGACAGAAGCCCGATTCGTGGTTTTCCCTTTCGCATAGCGTGACGGGATCATTGAATCGGGCTTTTGCCATCCCGTCCCCCCATGCATTCCCACCGCATGGACGCCGGGTTCAGGGTCTGCACCCAAGACACCTCCTGCTGAGCATCTTCATCGCTCGGGGTTCATGAACCCCAGTCGCCCGCCCAAATTAGCGCGTCCCATCCGTTGAGCAAACCACCCGAAACATTGCGACGCGGACACAATCCCGCTCGAGCCCTTTACAGTGCCCTGTCCGCGGACCATACTGACTTCAATACTTGGGAAGTATTTACATCGTTGGGATTATCTCCGGTTCTTGGCTAACCCGGAGATTGCTTGGGAATTTGGGAACTTGGGGAGGTTGTACCAGCCATGCTTGAAACTTGGGGAAATCGCGCTGCTCCGCGCCATCACAACATCGGGTCGCGACCCGTGACACCGGAATCCGCTAGACCACTGCTTTCGCGACGCTCTTTCGGCATCACCATTGGAGCCTCACTCGTCCTGGGCGCGGGCGGCATCGCTGCATTGGCAGCCGCATTCACCGCCGCCGGACCGTTGGGCACCACCACCGTACAAACCAGCTTCGGACAGGCGCGGATATCTCGGGCCGAGCGCCAAGCAAGACTGGCATCCGGCGCCGCCACCGGAGGCGGCCACTCCGGGCACCAGTCGACAGTCGACGGAACCCGGCAACCGGTCAACATGACATTCGGGGACCATTTGCTTCTCCAGCTCGAGGTCTTCAATGAAAGTGACGAGGACCAAATGTTCTCGCCGGGGCTGCTGCGCATCCAAGGCAACAGCCAACCGTGGCTCGTCGTCAACCGTTGGAACGACCTCACCCCCGGTTTGATGGCCCCGGGGTCACAGGTTCGGGCCAATATCAGTTTCCTGGTTCCATCCGATGCCACGGCGTTCACAGCCCTATTCGATGACATCGCAAATCCAGGCGGAAACCCCGTAGAACTACCCTTGCCGGCCGTGAACTGGCGTCCCGGATTCCTGGAGGAAGCACATGTCTAGCGATAGCGTGCCCACAAAGACCAACGGCACAGAACCCGCGTCCACAACCGATT contains:
- a CDS encoding ABC transporter substrate-binding protein gives rise to the protein MPDQPHSPDRPRATRRTFLAGGLGLTALVLTGCNSKDTTAPSSPTGSAEPAIRTFHFGSAADPAGLDPAISGDNETFRITRQIYEGLIGVDRETGAPIPLLATDWIVSPDRLQYTFILRRGVKFHDGTDFDAQAVVTNFEHWIALPIEVRANSDQGFTQVFRHNEQLPVLPKSIPEPKATANEDGNESVDPQKLVEHAAQTALLTSLREQLRANPFVGTSVGGTASYFGSIKAADTHTVVLTLRQPISGLIEALTLPGLALASPKALATPATSNDQVSYLSTQPVGTGPYKFVSWKDGAVTLRSFPEYWDAAAVEANATAPTLVVFREIRTPSGRLGALDRGEIDGFDLVAVTGLRELVREGKLIVQRDPYSVTYLGMNQKNKWLAKEEFRQAIAHGIDRQKIIEQFYISGTKEARGFLPASLGIKTSDTYYGPDSNRAKDLLESCDYDGSPIPFLYPLNISRAYLPLPELIYAEISRQLALVGIKIAPVPMDWNDGYVAAVRSGDTPGLHLLGFNGGYRDPDDFMSALFADNKQQFGYDSPVLSAQVLLARSMPSGEQRINAYQDLSNTLAKDLPALPLAFPISALAFNDSVRNYPSSPVLDEVFTDVRMNT
- a CDS encoding malate:quinone oxidoreductase, encoding MSATLGTMIKQLEPGWSIGLFENLDQAGLESSSPWNNAGTGHSALCELNYTAAGPDGSVDPAKAIGINEQFQVSRQFFSHLVKNKQVGDPSTFINALPHMSFVIGDDHANYLKTRYEALKPHTLFNEIEHTEDLDTIKSWAPLVANGRDESQRVAASRVVSGTDVDFGSLTRQMTENLAANGAEVNFGHRVTGIKRDGAGWDVSVRDNATKAKRTVKAKFVFVGAGGGALGLLQKAGIDEIKGFGGFPVSGQFLRCTDDAIIDQHHAKVYGQASVGAPPMSVPHLDTRFVDGKRSLMFGPYAGFSTNFLKTSSLLDLPASIRAHNILPMLAVGKDNLDLTVYLIKEVLKSRGKKDDALREYLPEATGEKWELITAGQRVQVIKKDSKKGGVLQFGTEVITSADGTISGLLGASPGASTATPIMIGLLGRCFPKQFAGWESKLKEIIPSYGVKLNENASLYAEVRTETDKVLGLA